One part of the Synergistota bacterium genome encodes these proteins:
- a CDS encoding nicotinate-nucleotide pyrophosphorylase encodes MDIRDLLFEPLKGKLYIFKIEAREEGILAGVKRLLEEAKRIGLDVDFISEDGVSIKRGDVVFCGKGDAWQVAMAEERLLGLIGKVSGIATASALMVKLAGGRIRVVCGAWKKVPLEVRQDFREAIKIGGAGIRVLEEPFIYLDKNYIRMFGGLAPAIRKAKEIKGRVIVVQLRGDVSSLEEEAIESLREGAGVLMVDTGRLKDLVCVKKIVLERGFKERVKVAFSGGVKADDIENVIEAGADIVDVGRAIIDAPLLDFSLDVIRS; translated from the coding sequence ATGGATATAAGGGATTTATTATTTGAGCCTTTAAAGGGGAAGCTTTATATTTTTAAGATAGAGGCAAGGGAGGAAGGAATATTAGCTGGGGTTAAGAGGCTTTTGGAGGAGGCAAAGAGAATAGGACTAGATGTTGATTTTATTAGTGAAGATGGCGTATCCATAAAAAGAGGGGATGTGGTTTTTTGTGGAAAAGGGGATGCTTGGCAGGTAGCCATGGCAGAGGAGCGCCTTCTAGGACTTATAGGTAAAGTTTCTGGTATAGCTACGGCAAGTGCGCTTATGGTTAAGTTAGCGGGTGGAAGAATAAGGGTGGTTTGTGGAGCGTGGAAGAAAGTTCCTTTGGAGGTAAGGCAGGATTTTAGAGAGGCTATAAAAATTGGAGGTGCTGGTATTAGGGTTTTAGAGGAACCGTTTATCTACTTAGACAAAAATTATATTCGTATGTTTGGAGGTTTAGCCCCTGCCATAAGAAAAGCAAAGGAAATAAAGGGAAGGGTGATAGTTGTTCAGTTGCGTGGTGATGTATCGTCTCTGGAAGAGGAAGCTATCGAGTCTTTAAGGGAAGGTGCTGGAGTACTTATGGTAGATACGGGAAGGCTAAAAGACTTAGTTTGTGTTAAGAAGATAGTTCTTGAAAGAGGTTTTAAGGAGAGGGTCAAGGTTGCCTTTAGTGGTGGAGTAAAAGCAGATGATATTGAGAATGTTATAGAAGCTGGTGCTGATATAGTGGATGTGGGAAGAGCTATTATAGACGCTCCTCTTTTAGATTTTAGCTTGGATGTGATAAGGAGTTGA
- a CDS encoding molybdopterin-binding protein — MKWNLLEKTSFWVEGIELSNVNLEHLSKEAALALELESHEIMVVDVRPNLVAFDILRREIKAEAIVGKEKDLLKRLGSIEGVYVKPDAKVHSEGILGLIALGEEEADDFISRAAELASEVVKQVSLRALVFASGTELILGKIQDLNSPYIIGFLSNLGFKAEFGGILADDVYSVVNRLDEALGKGYGLIIITGGVGAEDKDCNIEAILQLDPKAHTPWILKFEPDYRRHHKEGVRIAVGRVGLARLIALPGPHEEVKIACEVLEKYLLRDVDDFTMAQEIAKAIRSHWQAKTKKGAEVHGS, encoded by the coding sequence GTGAAGTGGAATTTACTTGAAAAAACTAGTTTTTGGGTTGAAGGCATAGAGTTGTCTAATGTGAATTTGGAGCATTTGTCTAAAGAGGCAGCTTTAGCTCTTGAATTAGAGTCTCATGAAATTATGGTCGTTGATGTAAGACCGAACTTAGTGGCCTTCGATATATTGAGAAGGGAGATAAAGGCGGAAGCTATTGTTGGTAAAGAAAAGGATCTTTTAAAGCGTTTAGGCTCTATTGAGGGAGTATATGTGAAACCTGATGCTAAGGTTCATTCGGAAGGGATATTGGGGCTAATTGCGTTAGGTGAAGAAGAAGCGGATGATTTCATCTCTAGAGCTGCTGAGCTAGCTTCAGAAGTTGTGAAGCAGGTTTCTTTAAGAGCGTTGGTTTTTGCTTCAGGAACCGAGTTAATTTTGGGAAAGATTCAGGATTTAAATTCTCCTTATATAATTGGCTTTTTAAGTAATCTAGGATTCAAGGCGGAATTTGGTGGGATTCTAGCGGATGATGTTTATTCTGTAGTAAATAGATTAGATGAAGCTCTGGGAAAAGGATATGGCTTGATAATCATAACAGGTGGTGTTGGAGCAGAAGATAAGGATTGCAATATAGAGGCTATATTGCAACTTGATCCTAAGGCGCATACCCCTTGGATATTAAAATTTGAACCAGACTATAGGCGTCATCACAAGGAGGGAGTACGCATAGCTGTTGGACGTGTGGGGCTAGCGCGATTGATAGCTTTGCCTGGGCCTCATGAAGAAGTTAAAATTGCTTGTGAAGTGCTTGAAAAATATTTATTAAGAGATGTTGATGATTTTACTATGGCTCAGGAGATTGCCAAGGCCATAAGAAGCCATTGGCAGGCTAAAACGAAGAAAGGAGCTGAGGTTCATGGATCATAG